The region GGACGGCAAGTATTTGAACGTCGCGACGGGGACCTTCGATTTGAACGCGATTTACCAGGAGTTTATTGCGAGCGCGCAGAAAAAATCGCTCGAAGACACCCGCATCACGCGCTACGAGGAGAAATTCCAGATATTCCTCGGGATCGCGCTTCTGCTGCTCTGCGCGGAAGCGGGTTTGGGCGACCGGAGGGCCGCAACGCCATGAAAGGAGTATTCAGCCAGGTGATGTTGGCGTCCGCCGGGTTCCTGATCCTCGCGGGAGCGTCCGCGGCGGCTCCGAACCCGGCCGTGGAGGACGCGAACGCGTTGTACCGTGCGGGGCGCTACGCGGAGGCCCTGGAGGCGTACACGACGATCGGCGCGCAGCGCCCCGAGAGCGCCGAATTGCATTTCAACCGGGGCGCGGCGCAGTTCAGGCTTGGGGATCTTGCGGGGGCGCGGGAATCGTTTGAGGCGGCGGCGCTGCACGCGGCGGATCCGCTGTTGCAGGCGCGCAGCGCGTACAACCTGGGGAATTGCGGGCTATCCGAGGCGGAGGGCCTGCTTCAGGAGAACCCGGCTTCGGCGATCGAGACCCTGCGCCGGAGCGCCGCGTATTACAAGGATGCGCTGGCGCGGGACCCGGAATTTGACGACGCGGCATACAATCTTGAGGTGGCCCGCCGGACCATTCGCGCGATTGAGGAGCAGCTCCAGCAGCAGCAGGAGGAACAGCAGCGGCAGCGGGACGAGGTGAAGGAGAAGCTTGAGGAGCTAATCGAGGAGCAGCGCGCGCAGAACGCGCAATCGGCGGAGGCGGCGGAGCAACAGCAGGATCCGGAGCGGCCCGATCCCGGCGAGCAGGCGATGAACGAGATGGCGCAGGACCAGCAAGGCACGCGCGAGAAGACGGAGGAGCTTTCCGAGGGGATGCAATCCCAGGGCGAGGACGGTAAGGACAGCCTGGACGCGGCCCGCGAGCACGCGGAGGCGGCGGCGCGGAAGCAGCGGGATGCGGAGGAGCAACTGAAGGAGCAGAACGCGGCGGCGGCCAATGAGGCGCAGCAGGAAGCGCTGGAAGAACTGGAAAAGGCGCGCGACGCGATGGAGGAGGGAGACGACTCCTCCAACGAGCAGGAGCCGGGCGAGCCGGGCGAAGAGGGCGATTCCGATGGAACGCCGCCGGCCGGGGAATCGAATCCGGACGCGCCGGACGGCGAGCAACAGGAACAGCCCGCGCCCGAACCCGGCGAGGAAGCCGAAGACCTTCCTCCCCCCGACGCGACGGCCCGTGATATTCTCAACCAGGAGCAGCGCAATAAGGAGCAACGAAACCTCCAGCGCATGATCCGCGTCCGCCCCGTTGAGAAGGATTGGTAGGCCATGTGGTACCGACCTGCGATAGTCGCTGTTTGGGTTGTGGCGCTGGCGTGGCCGGCCGGGGCGCAGCAGGCGCCCCAAATCAAGGCGGTCGCCCAGCGCGACGAAGTCGTTGTGGGCGAGCCGTTTTTCTACCAGATTCACCTGGAAAACGCGTCCTCCGCGACGCCGCCCGATCTTTCCGGGATCGGGGGGGATTTCACGGTGGAGTATCTCGGCGGCAGCCAGAGCAACAGCTCCTCGATTCGGATCATTAACGGCCGCCGGACGGAAGTGGTCCGCCGCGAATATGTGTTGAATTACCGGCTGACCGCGCGGCGCCCGGGCATGCTGGAAATTCCCTCGGTGCAAGTCGATATCGGCGGCCAGACACTCTCCACGGCGCCGGTCTCCGTGCGGGCGCGGCGTCCGGAGCCCGTGGATGGCTTCAAGCTCGAAGCCGCGCTTTCGAAGGATGCCGCCTATGTGGGCGAGCCCCTGGTGTTGACGACCACGTTCTACATCGGCCGGCAGGTCCAGAGTTTCGGCATCACGATGCCCGCCCTGGAATCCGGCGATTTCGCTGCGGAGCCGGTGACGCCGCCGCGCCGGTCCGGCCGGGAGTATTTTGCGATCTCGGTAAATGGCGCGGAGGTCATCGCGGAGCGGGGCAATGAAAGCGCGGACGGGCGGCAGTACATCACGCTGGTGTTCCAGCACGTGATCGTTCCCAGGGCGGCGGGCGAGGTGCTACTGGACCAGCCGGTGGTATCGCTCGACACGCCATCGGGCCAGCGGCGCTCACCCTTGGAAGGTTTTTCCATTTTCGGTTCGCGGGACCTCCGGCGGTTGGTGGTTCCGGGCAATGCCCTGACCCTCACGGTGCGCCCGCTGCCGGCGGCGGGGCGTCCGGCGGATTTCAGCGGCCTGGTCGGCGCGTATGAGCTTTCGGCGGCGGCCTCGCCCAACTCGGTGAACGTCGGGGATCCCATCACGCTTACGCTGACGCTCTCGGGCCCGCCCGGCCTGGCTTCCTTCGAGTTGCCGCCGCTCCAGGCCCAACCGGCGCTGTCGTCCGGGTTCCGCATTCCCAGCGAGATGGCGCCCGGACGGCTGGATGGCGGGCGGAAGGTGTTCACGCAGACCCTTCGCGCCGAATCGGCGGAGGTGACGGAGATCCCGCCGATCCAGCTGAGTTACTTCGATCCGGAGCGGGGGGAATACGCCGTCGCGGCAACGGATCCGATACCGCTGGATGTGCGGCAGACCCAGGTGGTGACCGCGGCGGACGCGGAGGGGTATCAGCAGGCGGTGGGGACCGTGGCGCATGTCGCGGTGGACGCCGGCATCGCGCACAATTTTACCGGCGCGGCCGCGCTTCGCCCCCAGCGTTTCGGTCCGGATGTATGGATGCGGACGCCGGGGAGCTGGGCGCTGTTGTTGGCTCCGCCCCTATTGTTTGGCGCGGCGGCGGCGGGCCGTCTGGCGCAACGCGCGGGCGGTTTTCGGGCGGAAACCCGGCGGCGGCGCCAGGCGCGCGCGAGACTTGAGGCGGCATTGGCGGGCGCGGGGGATGGCCCCGGCGCCTACACGGCCGCGCTGGACGGCCTTCGGGGGTATCTGGGCGCGCATCTCGGGCTGAACGCGAGCGCCCTGACCTACGCCGACGCGGAGGGGCCGCTGCGCCGGCGCGGCGCGGGCGAGGAGAGCCTGGCGTCGCTTCGAAAGGTCTTCGATACCTGCGAGGCCCACCGGTACGCGGGCGGCGCGACGCCGGAATCGGCCACGGGCTTCTTCGAATCGGTCCGTGACTGTGTCGCGTCCATCGAACGGGAGATTGGCACGTGAAATTGCAGCGGGCGCTACGAGGTACATGCTGGCTGGCGGCGCTGATCGCGCTGGCGGGCCTTTCGGCGCCGGGCGCGCGCGCGCTGGACGGCGACGCGCGGGAGGCGCTTTTGAGCGAGGCCACGGCGGCGTTTCAGGAGGGCAACCGCCTCATCGCGCCGGATCCGGCGGCGGCTCAGGCGCAGTATGAGAAGGCCACCTTGCTCATCGAGCGGATAATACGGGAGGGCGGCGTCGAGAATGGCCGGCTCTATTACAACCTAGGCAATATCTGGTTCCAGCGGGGCGATATCGGCCGGGCCATCCTCAACTACCTGCGCGCGGAGCAGTACATCCCCAACAACGTGAATCTTGCGCAGAATCTGGCCTATGTCCGGCAACAGCGGAGGGACGCGTT is a window of Candidatus Hydrogenedentota bacterium DNA encoding:
- a CDS encoding tetratricopeptide repeat protein; this translates as MKGVFSQVMLASAGFLILAGASAAAPNPAVEDANALYRAGRYAEALEAYTTIGAQRPESAELHFNRGAAQFRLGDLAGARESFEAAALHAADPLLQARSAYNLGNCGLSEAEGLLQENPASAIETLRRSAAYYKDALARDPEFDDAAYNLEVARRTIRAIEEQLQQQQEEQQRQRDEVKEKLEELIEEQRAQNAQSAEAAEQQQDPERPDPGEQAMNEMAQDQQGTREKTEELSEGMQSQGEDGKDSLDAAREHAEAAARKQRDAEEQLKEQNAAAANEAQQEALEELEKARDAMEEGDDSSNEQEPGEPGEEGDSDGTPPAGESNPDAPDGEQQEQPAPEPGEEAEDLPPPDATARDILNQEQRNKEQRNLQRMIRVRPVEKDW
- a CDS encoding protein BatD → MWYRPAIVAVWVVALAWPAGAQQAPQIKAVAQRDEVVVGEPFFYQIHLENASSATPPDLSGIGGDFTVEYLGGSQSNSSSIRIINGRRTEVVRREYVLNYRLTARRPGMLEIPSVQVDIGGQTLSTAPVSVRARRPEPVDGFKLEAALSKDAAYVGEPLVLTTTFYIGRQVQSFGITMPALESGDFAAEPVTPPRRSGREYFAISVNGAEVIAERGNESADGRQYITLVFQHVIVPRAAGEVLLDQPVVSLDTPSGQRRSPLEGFSIFGSRDLRRLVVPGNALTLTVRPLPAAGRPADFSGLVGAYELSAAASPNSVNVGDPITLTLTLSGPPGLASFELPPLQAQPALSSGFRIPSEMAPGRLDGGRKVFTQTLRAESAEVTEIPPIQLSYFDPERGEYAVAATDPIPLDVRQTQVVTAADAEGYQQAVGTVAHVAVDAGIAHNFTGAAALRPQRFGPDVWMRTPGSWALLLAPPLLFGAAAAGRLAQRAGGFRAETRRRRQARARLEAALAGAGDGPGAYTAALDGLRGYLGAHLGLNASALTYADAEGPLRRRGAGEESLASLRKVFDTCEAHRYAGGATPESATGFFESVRDCVASIEREIGT